Proteins encoded together in one Peribacillus asahii window:
- a CDS encoding YisL family protein has protein sequence MMDTTHLHITTWVIGLILFFVTYSMLKGGNPKAKMMHMITRLFYILIFLSGGMLISDFGVYATKMIVGLLVIAFMEMVLVRTAKRKSTGVMWTLFILSLLFVLYLGFSLPLGITIF, from the coding sequence ATGATGGATACAACGCATTTACACATCACAACTTGGGTGATTGGTCTTATCCTCTTTTTCGTAACGTATTCGATGTTAAAAGGTGGAAATCCTAAAGCGAAAATGATGCATATGATTACCCGCTTGTTTTACATTCTTATTTTCCTTTCAGGCGGTATGCTGATCTCTGATTTCGGCGTATATGCAACGAAGATGATTGTCGGCTTATTAGTCATTGCTTTTATGGAAATGGTATTAGTACGTACGGCTAAAAGAAAAAGTACAGGAGTTATGTGGACATTATTTATATTAAGTTTACTCTTTGTACTATATTTAGGTTTCTCTTTACCGTTAGGAATCACTATTTTTTAA
- a CDS encoding DUF2777 domain-containing protein, with the protein MRQQQRVKLIKQQTRAFTEGKVEYINFQWIFFDDETDEASSIEDYMHNEVEVYRSGRWRQGIILEEGAIQLTNHEIVFLKQNETIHIRKKLIYSFEELLEKLTDDSFFQFVTTLNSLGFSAYDCIYSYNQLTFLENTSTQSGVNFFTFDNNLEICSVQHHFSYGENKNDRFEFTINTGKRIIIEKVNSK; encoded by the coding sequence ATGAGGCAGCAACAACGAGTAAAATTAATTAAACAGCAAACGAGAGCATTTACAGAAGGAAAAGTAGAATATATTAATTTTCAATGGATTTTCTTTGATGACGAAACAGATGAGGCCTCCTCCATTGAAGACTATATGCACAACGAAGTAGAGGTATACCGGTCAGGCCGTTGGAGACAAGGAATCATCTTAGAAGAAGGAGCCATTCAGCTTACTAATCATGAAATCGTCTTCCTCAAACAAAATGAAACCATTCATATCCGGAAGAAGTTAATCTACTCGTTTGAAGAATTATTAGAGAAACTAACCGATGATTCCTTTTTTCAATTTGTGACAACATTGAATTCTCTCGGTTTCTCCGCATATGATTGCATTTATAGCTATAATCAGCTTACCTTTTTAGAAAATACAAGTACCCAGTCAGGTGTGAATTTTTTCACTTTCGATAACAATTTAGAAATCTGTTCCGTTCAGCATCATTTCTCTTATGGAGAAAATAAAAATGACCGATTTGAATTTACGATTAACACGGGAAAAAGAATCATCATTGAAAAGGTAAACTCTAAATAA